The Schistocerca piceifrons isolate TAMUIC-IGC-003096 chromosome 5, iqSchPice1.1, whole genome shotgun sequence DNA segment ggtcttactggctgaaagctttatttgtgacagtctttttgttgtgcctatctccgctatatggtgagtggcaactttccttttcatatataattccatcctggttttccattgtttgattttattttgataatcatcaTTATAAATCTATGACACTCAGGTCAAGAAGGAGgaaaaaaagaaacatgtgaatACAGGATCATAAGTAGGTCAAAAATGGAAAATGTTTTCACTGAATAAATACTGAAAGGGAAACAATTAGTAAATGACTATAATGAGAACAGTAATAGATAAAAGGTAATgctttttaatgaaaatgataaaaaatgttGTCTTATAGTGTAAAAGCAAACTGCCAGAGACTGATGCAGTATAAAAGTGAGTGACAAACTAGATTATAGTTGTATGTTACTTAAGCCTCTAAAACTGTCCAAGGTTTGTCTAGTTTACGAACCAGATATTCTAGTTGACTGCGATCACTATTGGCCACTACCTTCTGCCATCTCAACTCTCTATTTGCACTAGTAAGTTTCAGCAAGTTAAAGAAAAAGGGGGCACTACGTTGTAATGCTAATATCAGTTTTTCTTGTTCATTACAAAATATACCATAGTACTAAAATGACTTTGTATCAGACTCTTTTTTCAGAATGTTTATTTGTTGTCCACTGAGAATTTATTACAGTATCCAAAATAACTGTCTGCACAACCAATAATTTCCACATATAAAGATGAGATCTCTGGGCTGTTGCTCCACGTAATATCCAGTAACACAAAAAACATCTAAACTTGAAACGACATCAAAAGTGCAACAAGAACAACTTACATTCCACTATAAACAAggattttatatttttcacaagTCTGTAAGAGGTAATCAAAGGCAAACTGAATAATAATCACAATTAAATCAtcatttattactttcaaaataatttttgagtTCACCCAGTGCTTTACTTCTGTGGGATATTTGATTTTTCACATCTTTTGGCAATTCAGCATATGTTTTTTCATATCCATCTGGCTGGAAACAGGGATCCCAGCCAAAGTCTCTTGGTCCCCTAGGGCTCACTATTGTACCAAATGTCTTCCCTCTAAAAAGAATGACATCATCattttcacctcctggtgaaaATGCAAATGTGCATACAGCATACGCAGTTTTATCTTCCCAACCAGCCAGGAGGCGGTGTAAACCTTCAGGTCCAAGTTTATCTAAAAACCATTTTATGTATGGTCCTAAAACATAAGAAAGTAGAAAAAATTAATAGATTGATGACAAATTTGTACTGAAAGTTGGTACAACATAACATTTTCACAAAGGCACTGTTAAAAGACTTAATCATGTGAGCAAATTATAAAAACAGTCTGGAAaatctgattttttttataaaaaaaaaaaccatacccACATGAGATTACAAGTCGGACACAACACAAAATTTCTCTTCCTTGTTACTCAGTTTGATTTCCTTGCTACTCAGTTTATTGGTCATTTTAACAACTCCACAGAGCTGCTTAAAACAGTTTTACTTTagtttgatggtaaggccattaggtgggattccatgagccaagcaacaacgcagGAAATGTATGTGGGGCTGGGCTCTGGCTAGGGGTAAGGAGACTTTTCTGTATtgaagcagatggaaggagcaagcatCCATGGTGTGGAAAatgcaaaaaattatgtaaataatgtagaataacatccaaaaaatttcgaaaaaatacCCTCAAATACAtgtgaaaatataataaaaagaatgagatggatgcaaaagggggaaacaagatgaaatctgagggagtcgACAATAGCGAAACGCAAAAACTCGCTAAAATTGGTGAGAAGTCACAAGGATCAAAGTAAAGAATAACTAATAAAATGGTTAGCGGGTCTGAGGGTGGATACATGTGAAGAAGGAGGACGGCAGATGGGACTGGATGGTGGAATTAGTGGGTGCATACTGGGATAGAACAGAGAAAGTGTAGGGGGTAAAGAGGGGTTTGTAGGATGAGATACAATATCGTGTGGCACTGGAAAGGTGCAAGAGTAAACCTGTAAAAATACGTGAAATGACTCAGGGACAGAGATCAATTTGAAAGTATAGGATTAATTATATTGGCGGGAGTAAGGTaggacataagatgctgcaccagCCATCAGCGTGGCTTTGTAGCCATCTGTTGTCCGCGGCAGAGACAGGTGACACAGTGTCGCTCGTAAGTAGAGCATGCAGTGCAGTTTGTAAGGCAAGAAGAGAAACACAGGAGAGACAAGAGAGAGGACGAACATTGAATATAGTGATGCAAAagtaaatagtaacaaaggaaaacaacaCTGGGTTAGATTTGAAGAAAAGCCATCAGGCAAAAATcgaacaatagaaaatccaggatggaatgtaacaatatcatgaaaaggaaagttgctactcaccatataggggagatgctgagtcacagattcaCAGATACcacacgcgcccacacacacacacacacatacacacacacacacacacacacacacacacacacacacagatgcactcatgcaaacgcaactttcACACACGACTACAGTATGGTCGGGATGGTGTACAGTGAAGTGATGCAGGTTGGGTGGCAGGCACGGGtgaagtggggagggggagggggggaaggggggaggggaagtaGTGGCAAAGGAGAGaagtacagcctagccacccacggTGGTCGCATCTGCGGTGACGAGCAGTTCTTCTTAAAATATACCGAGAGTCTGACTGAAACCTTCACTGAACATAATtatcctccaaaccttgtacaaaaacaaatctcccgtgccttatctttccagtctcccaccacctcccaaggcCCCACCATCCAGCCGCAGAGAAGCactccccttgtaactcagtaccaccaggactggagcaactgaattttaCTCTCGGCCAGCATTTCaattacctcttgttgtgccccGAAATGAGAAAAGtcttgcccactatccttcccaaccctcccacagtggtattctgccgtccacagatcctacacaatatactcgtccattcttacacaacccctgctcccaccaatcccttacctcatggctcatacccctgtattacagacctagatgcaagatctgtcccatacatccccccccccccccaccaccactacctactccagtccagtcactaacatcacctatcccatcaaaggcagggctacctgtgaaactagtcatgtggtctacaagccaatctacaaccactgtgctgcattctatgtacgcatgacaaccagcaagccgtctgtccgcatgaatggccaccgacaaactgtggccaagagacaagtggaccaccctgttgccgaACACGCtcccaaacatgatatccttcatttcgatgactgcttcatagcctgtgccatatggatccttcccaccaacaccagtttttctgaattgcgcaagtgggaacttttcctgcaataaaatcctacatttctgtaaccctcctggcctcaacctacattaGTAGCTGCCCTCACCCATCCAGtgccttccctgctcccattccagcactatacagccatcATTGCACCACCATAcccagtcttttttttatttattctatatatatatatataccgaacgaaagcactggcaggtcgataggcacacaaacaaacacaaacatacacacaaaattcaagctttcacaacaaactgttgcctcatcaggaaagagggaaagacgaaaggatgtgggttttaagggagaaggtaaggagtcattccaatcccgggagcggaaagacttaccttagggggaaaaaaggacgggtatacactcgcacacgcacacgcacacacacacacacacacacacacacacacacacacacacacacatatataaacaAAGAAGttatgacttaccaaatgaaagtgatggcaggtcgacagacacacaaacatacacacaaaattcaagcttttgcaacaaactgttgcctcatcaggaaagagggaaggagagggaaagacgaaaggatgtgggtcttaagggagagggtaaggagtcattccaatcccgggagcggaaagacttaccttagggggaaaaaaggatgggtatacactcgcacacacacacatatcgatccacgtggatggatatgtgtgtgtgtgtgtgtgtgcgtgtgtgcgagtgtatacccatccttttttccccctaaggtaagtctttccgctcccgggattggaatgactccttaccctctcccttaagacccacatcctttcgtctttccctctccttccctctttcctgatgaggcaacagtttgttgtgaaagcttgaattttgtgtgtatgtttgtgtgtctgtcgacctgccagcactttcatttggtaagtcacaacttctttgtttttagatatatttttcctacgtggaatgtttccctctatatatatatatatattataaaaaaaacaaaaatgatgtgacttaccaaatgaaagtgctggcaggtcgacagacacacaaacaaacacaaacagacacacaaaattcaagctttcacaacaaactgttgcctcatcaggaaagagggaaggagagggaaagacgaaaggatgtgggttttaagggagagggtaaggagtcattccaatcccgggagcggaaagacttaccttagggggaaaaaaggacgggtatacactcgcgcgcacacacacacacacatccatccacacatatacagacacaagcagacatttggtctttaaatatgtctgcttgtgtctgtatatgtgtggatggataagtgtgtgtgtgcgagtgtatacccgtccttttttccccctaaggtaagtctttccactcccgggattggaatgactccttaccctctcccttaaaacccacatcctttcgtctttccctctcctttccaatcccgggagcggaaagacttaccttaaggggaaaaaaggacgggtatacactcgcacacacacacatatccatccacacatatacagacacaagcagacatttggtctttaaatatgtctgcttgtgtctgtatatgtgtggatggatatgtgtgtgtgtgcgagtgtatacctgtccttttttcccccctaaggtaagtctttccgctcccgggattggaatgactccttaccctctcccttaaaacccacatcctttcgtctttccctctccttccctctttcctgatgagacaacagtttgttgcgaaagcttgaattttgtgtgtatgtttgtgtttgtttgtgtgtctgtcgaccttccagcactttcatttggtaagtcacatcatctttgtttttagatatatttttcctacgtggaatgtttccctctattataactatatgtATATATACTTAGTTTGTATGATTCAGAAAAATTCAAGGTAGAAGAGATACTATTTGCATGTGACCAAATCTGCAATTCAAGTCAGATAACTTTTGGATTCCTGTTGCCATTGTGTGAATGTTGAGATCAGCTTTTCACACAATGCACACTTATGGTTCTATCATCACCCCATAGAAAATAGTTGGAAGGATATAAAACTAAGTACTTGTAGCATAAGCCAGTTATTCTGTCAATAAAACTCAACAGTGTGACAACTAATTAATATTAGAAATTACAAAGAAAGTCTAGGCAAGTTTCAGTTTTGAAAGAGGCACAAGAGTATTATCATTAAGAAACAAGAAGTGGTAAATAAATACAGATTTGTAACTCAGAGAGAAAACTTATGAATCTTTGTTGTTGAAAAGTAACAAACACCAGATGAATTATTGTcaacattttcacaattttcaCTGACAAAATAACGATGTGCTGCTAGATCGCAACATACTTTACTATCGCAGGAATGTGCCTCAAAGTTCAGTGTGTTAAATACAGTGTTAGTATAAATAGCATATAACAGTTTAACGAGACCAGtacttaattattaaaataaaataattctttttACAGCTGATATCACTAGCATAACTAAGATACAAATTTACAGGATACTATAGCAAAATGCAAAATGACTCTTGAGTCTATCATTTAGTGGCTTGAACCAACAGGCTAACTACAATAGGTATTCTGTATATACAAAATACTACTTTTTACATCAGAAAATAAGATCAATTCATTAAAAATTAGTAGTTCCAGAGGAGTGGTCTGCTGCCTAACAGATTTcggtaacagttctgaagcgaatgccatgaagtgtctcTTTCAATTTATGAATGAAGctgaagtcacaagggcttaagtctggGGAGTGTAGTGGGCAGTACAGCACTTCCCAGCCCAATCGATCAAACAAATCAGACACAACTTGTGCCATATGCaactgagcattgtcctgcaaaatgatgggcagGCTCCGCAGAAAATGCCTctgcttctttctctaagctggtcacaggctgtgttccaaaaatgaacagctttgagaaagaagtggcaacactttctgcaggacccacCCATCATCTTGCAGGAAAATGCACAGGTGCATATGGCTCAAGTTGTGACTAATTTGTTCGGTTAGTGGGGCTGGGAAGTGAAGTGCCACCCACCACACTCCCCTTATGACTTCAACTTAATTCTTaaattgaaggaagcacttcatggcattcactttaGAACTGTTATGGATATTTGTCAGGCATTAGACCACCCCACTCAAACTATAAACACAAATGATGCTAAAAAGTGTATGGTACGGCTTCCACGTCGCTTGCtacaggttatacacaatgatgATGACTACTTTGCAGGACACAAActgagttccaaccctcgtatatactggAGCAATATAATACAAATATTACACTTCTGTTATtaaaaggaaagttgcttctcaccatatagcagagatggtgagtcacagataggcacaacaaaaaagactctcacaattaaagctttcagctatTGACCttcgtcaacccccccccccccgacacacacacacacacacacacacacacacacacacaaaaaaaactgcagtcttaggcaactgaaaGCAAACAGCACAAGTGAAtggtgggagtggcaactgggtgggagtGGGgagagtggtggacagtgaagtgctgcaggttagacggagggcagaggagaggtggagaaagggggggggggggggaggaagtaatggaaaaggagagaaatacaaGGACTGGGTgtgtggtggaatgacagctgtgtagttctGGAATAGAACAGGGAAAGGGCTgaatggatgaggacagtgactaacaaaggttgaggccaggagggttataggAACGTagtatgtattgcagggaaagttcccatacgcccaattcagaaaagctgatgttggtgggaaggatacgTATGGCACACACTGTGACACAGTGATTGAAATAAAACAATattatgtttggcagtgtgttcagcaacagggtggtccacttgtttcttggccacagtttgtcagtgaccattcatgctggttgtcatgcctacatagaatgcagcacaatggttgcaacttagcttgtagaccacatgactggtttcacaggtagccctgcctttgatgggctaggtgatgttagtgaccagacatGAGAAGGTGGTGGAGGGAGGAtctatgagacaggtcttgcatctaggtctattacaggggtcaGAGCCAtggggtaagggattgggagcaggggttgtgtaaggatggatgagtatatcgTGTAAgtttggtggacggcagaataccactgcgggatgggtgggaaggatagtaggcaggacatttctcatttcaggttaTGACGAGAGGTAAtctaaaccctggcggagaatgtaattcaattgctccagtcctgggcggggactgctcctctgtggccggaagGTAGGATTTCGGGAGCTGgtgagagactggaaagataaggcacgggagatttgtttttgtacaaggttgggaggataattatggtcagtgaaggctccAGTGAGATACtttgtatattttgagagggactgtcaGTCACTGCAGATGTGGTGACCACAGATGGCTAGACTGTACAGAAGGGTCTTCTTGGTCTGGAATGgctggcagctgtcgaagtggaggtattgctggtggttagtagg contains these protein-coding regions:
- the LOC124798329 gene encoding inosine triphosphate pyrophosphatase is translated as MSKSMSRSLVFVTGNAKKLEEVVAILGKSLPYELASQKIDLPEYQGEVDEICINKCKAAAAIVRGPVMIEDTCLCFNALGGLPGPYIKWFLDKLGPEGLHRLLAGWEDKTAYAVCTFAFSPGGENDDVILFRGKTFGTIVSPRGPRDFGWDPCFQPDGYEKTYAELPKDVKNQISHRSKALGELKNYFESNK